A window of the Lysinibacillus irui genome harbors these coding sequences:
- a CDS encoding IS3 family transposase (programmed frameshift) encodes MGRSKHSLELKLYILQLFEEGHYSINELCERFSIDHQTFHRWKMKFEAGGREGLQEATSCKFYSKELKLAAVEDYIQRNYSQMEVLAKYEISSTSVLKSWVKKYTSHSEIKDSGKGMSQAMTEGRKTTFEERIEIVEYCLKHQKNYQLAAHTYGVSYQQVYQWTKKFETNGEEGLRDRRGRTKDEVELTVEEKLKLEIQRIERENERLRAENLFFKKVRGNRKEASLSQIRLQQRYLAIQDLHREEELSILLLCEIADVSRAAYYKWLSRKPSNREVENEAILKDIHLLYQQVDGIYGYRRTTLTINRQRKENNQTMVNEKRIYRLMQISGLKSVIRRKRKPYRKSPAHHVAENVLNRAFTSKKPNEKWCTDVTEFKYGNGKKAYLSAIIDLYDGSIVSYVLGHSNNNSLVFKTIKSAIQSLQSGEQPLIHSDRGFQYTSKEFKRIVDTANMTQSMSRVGRCIDNGPIESFWGTLKCEKYYLHKYDSYEELKLAIDEYIHFYNYYRYQKRLNGLSPLEFRTQAA; translated from the exons ATGGGGCGAAGCAAACATTCACTCGAGTTGAAACTATATATCCTTCAATTGTTCGAAGAAGGTCACTATTCTATCAATGAATTGTGTGAAAGGTTTTCAATAGATCATCAAACTTTTCATAGATGGAAAATGAAATTTGAGGCAGGTGGACGTGAAGGATTACAAGAAGCTACTTCATGTAAGTTCTATTCAAAAGAGTTAAAATTAGCGGCTGTGGAGGACTACATTCAACGAAATTATTCACAGATGGAGGTGTTGGCGAAATACGAGATTAGCAGTACCTCCGTTTTAAAAAGCTGGGTAAAAAAGTATACTAGTCATAGTGAAATAAAAGATTCAGGTAAAGGAATGAGTCAAGCTATGACCGAAGGAAGAAAGACAACTTTTGAAGAACGTATTGAGATTGTCGAGTACTGTTTGAAGCACCAGAAAAATTATCAGTTGGCAGCGCATACCTATGGTGTTTCGTATCAACAGGTATATCAATGGACGAAGAAATTTGAAACGAATGGTGAAGAGGGATTACGTGATCGTCGTGGTCGCACAAAAGATGAAGTCGAATTAACCGTTGAGGAGAAATTGAAATTAGAGATTCAACGTATTGAACGTGAAAATGAACGTTTACGTGCAGAAAATTTATTTT TTAAAAAAGTTAGAGGAAATCGAAAGGAGGCATCGTTAAGCCAAATACGTCTACAGCAACGCTATTTAGCGATTCAAGATTTACATCGAGAGGAAGAACTTTCGATTCTTTTACTATGTGAAATAGCTGATGTTTCGCGTGCAGCTTACTATAAGTGGTTAAGTCGCAAGCCTTCTAACAGAGAAGTTGAAAATGAAGCCATTTTAAAGGACATTCATCTCCTTTACCAACAAGTAGATGGTATTTACGGCTATCGTCGTACAACGTTGACAATCAATCGTCAGCGAAAAGAAAATAATCAAACGATGGTTAACGAAAAGCGTATTTATCGTTTAATGCAGATTAGTGGATTGAAGTCTGTTATTCGTAGAAAGCGCAAGCCTTATCGTAAATCCCCAGCACATCATGTGGCGGAGAACGTATTAAATAGAGCATTTACATCGAAAAAGCCCAATGAAAAATGGTGTACAGATGTCACAGAGTTTAAGTATGGAAACGGGAAAAAAGCTTATTTAAGTGCAATTATCGATTTATATGATGGTTCAATTGTGAGTTATGTGTTAGGTCATTCGAATAATAATTCCCTTGTTTTCAAAACAATCAAATCAGCTATTCAATCATTACAATCAGGCGAACAGCCATTAATACATAGTGATCGAGGTTTTCAATATACATCGAAGGAATTTAAGCGAATTGTGGATACAGCCAATATGACACAGAGTATGTCCCGTGTTGGTCGATGTATTGATAACGGACCAATTGAATCATTTTGGGGCACATTGAAGTGTGAGAAGTATTATTTACATAAGTACGATTCATATGAAGAGTTAAAACTAGCGATTGATGAGTATATTCATTTTTATAATTACTATCGTTATCAGAAACGATTAAACGGCTTGAGTCCGTTAGAATTCAGGACTCAAGCCGCTTAA
- a CDS encoding cold-shock protein — MTQGTVKWFNAEKGFGFIEVEGGQDVFAHFSAIQGEGFKSLEEGQKVEFTVEEGQRGPQAANIVKL; from the coding sequence ATGACACAAGGTACAGTAAAATGGTTTAATGCAGAAAAAGGTTTTGGCTTCATCGAAGTAGAAGGCGGACAAGACGTATTCGCTCACTTCTCAGCAATCCAAGGTGAAGGTTTCAAATCACTTGAAGAAGGCCAAAAAGTTGAATTCACAGTAGAAGAAGGCCAACGCGGACCTCAAGCTGCTAACATCGTAAAACTTTAA
- a CDS encoding spore germination protein: MDEAAWQIIAKLKQETYEVDDVKFKMTSTEEGDVTVIYFSSLVEKMTIQTMVYIPLANNIKQIHQISEYVDSKKISEAVKKLNAGQTLLYFHETNGLVSVDTYSAPTRAIANTETESTVIGPQDAFTESLETNISLLRRRIQSPMLKNENRIIGSEANIKISIMYMENIVNEKNLENLRNRIDQIDYPLITDVSVLKQLIEDNPFSPFPQYYMTVRPDSVCRYLIDGRIIVFLDNSQTAIVCPTSFFEMFVSVEDYYNRWTTASLLRMLRFFGFFLTIMITPMYISALTFHPEILPYELLLNLQESRSKVPFPPLIEVLFIELIVEVLREAGSRMPTKVGQTIGIVGGIVIGTAAVQAGLLSNILIVLVATSALLSFLPPIFLMSNASRFVRYIFILSAGLFGLFGQMLALAWLIHHLLSLKSLGTNFMTPAIPRKPTDLFDSIIRAPIDYIRDKKGISGTKKN; encoded by the coding sequence ATGGACGAGGCAGCTTGGCAAATAATTGCTAAACTAAAACAGGAAACTTACGAAGTAGATGATGTTAAATTTAAAATGACTTCTACTGAAGAAGGAGATGTGACGGTTATTTACTTTTCTTCTTTAGTGGAAAAGATGACCATTCAAACGATGGTTTATATCCCTTTAGCCAATAATATTAAACAAATACATCAAATTTCTGAATATGTGGATTCAAAGAAAATTAGTGAAGCTGTCAAAAAATTAAATGCGGGGCAAACGCTTTTATATTTTCATGAAACGAACGGATTGGTAAGTGTTGATACTTATAGTGCACCGACCAGGGCAATTGCTAACACAGAAACAGAATCAACTGTTATTGGCCCACAGGATGCCTTTACTGAATCGTTAGAAACGAATATTTCTTTACTGCGTAGGCGCATTCAAAGCCCTATGCTAAAAAATGAAAACCGTATCATTGGTTCCGAGGCAAATATAAAAATTTCTATTATGTATATGGAAAACATAGTCAATGAGAAAAATTTAGAGAATTTAAGAAATCGAATCGATCAAATTGATTATCCTTTAATTACTGATGTCTCAGTCTTGAAACAACTAATTGAAGACAATCCTTTTTCACCATTTCCACAATATTACATGACCGTAAGACCCGATAGTGTTTGTCGCTATTTAATTGACGGCAGAATTATTGTTTTTCTAGACAATAGCCAAACTGCGATTGTTTGTCCAACATCATTTTTTGAGATGTTTGTGTCGGTTGAGGATTATTATAACCGATGGACGACGGCTTCATTATTAAGAATGTTACGCTTTTTTGGCTTTTTCCTTACAATCATGATTACGCCGATGTATATATCAGCCTTAACTTTTCATCCGGAAATTTTACCATATGAATTATTATTAAATCTTCAGGAATCGAGGAGTAAAGTTCCATTTCCACCTCTTATAGAAGTGTTGTTTATTGAACTGATCGTTGAAGTTTTACGAGAAGCGGGTTCTCGAATGCCGACAAAGGTAGGGCAAACAATCGGTATCGTTGGCGGTATAGTTATTGGAACAGCTGCAGTGCAAGCTGGTCTTTTAAGTAATATTCTTATTGTATTAGTAGCTACATCAGCGTTACTATCCTTTCTTCCCCCTATATTTTTAATGAGTAATGCAAGTCGATTTGTACGATATATTTTTATCTTATCTGCCGGACTGTTTGGCTTGTTTGGACAAATGCTCGCCCTTGCATGGCTAATCCATCATTTACTAAGCTTAAAATCTTTAGGCACTAATTTCATGACACCTGCTATACCACGTAAACCAACTGATTTATTCGATAGTATTATTCGAGCTCCAATAGACTATATAAGGGACAAGAAAGGTATTTCAGGAACAAAGAAAAATTGA
- a CDS encoding ATPase yields the protein MPLTTGPIENTGNQPANATSVRVKILNLTGGQLTGVVRVFRLNGTRHLISTTPFSVGANASAFVTPGLGNSAQYEVEIAPNQTGGLYSVYGRTASGVIITAQRLVHSELTEIL from the coding sequence ATGCCATTAACAACTGGACCAATAGAAAATACAGGAAATCAACCAGCTAATGCAACTAGCGTTCGTGTCAAAATTCTCAATCTTACTGGAGGTCAACTTACTGGCGTAGTTCGAGTTTTTAGACTAAACGGTACAAGACACCTTATATCAACAACTCCATTTAGCGTGGGTGCAAACGCTTCTGCTTTTGTAACACCAGGTTTAGGAAATTCGGCTCAATATGAAGTTGAAATTGCTCCTAACCAAACAGGAGGATTATATAGTGTTTACGGACGAACTGCTTCAGGGGTTATCATTACTGCCCAAAGACTTGTGCACTCAGAATTAACAGAAATTCTTTAA